The Patescibacteria group bacterium genomic sequence TCCGCGGCGGTCCGGTAGGCCTTGGCACCCTCGCGGCCGCCACCCAGGAGGAGGCCGATACCATCGAGGACGTGCATGAGCCGTACCTGATCCAGCTGGGCATGCTCGAGCGCACCCCGCGAGGCCGTATGGCCACGGAGCATGCCTACCGACACCTCGGGCATCCGGTTCCAGAACAGCGGATGCTATAATCCGTCATACCTGAAGCCTGAGGCCTTGTCCGCCTGAAGCCTAACGCCTCTATGCCCATCGCCATCCTCCTCATCCTTTACGCCCTGTTCGTCGTCTTTTTCGTCGTGTACGGAGGCTTCACCTGGTATCACTTGAGCCGCTTCGGGGTGGCGCACGGGCACCTTGTCGCCATGCAAGCGGTTTTCCTGGTGGGTTCCATTGCCCTGCTTGGCGCTTCCGCCCTTGCCATCCTGTCGTATGACTGGACTGCGACCGTCACGACCGACGATCTCGATCGCCTGATCGGCTCCATCTTCCAGACCGTATGATGCGCCTCGACCAACTTCCCAATCAGCAGGAGGGCGAGAAGGCCGCCCTGTTCCTGCATCGGCATTGGCTTACGCTCGTCTCGATCGCCGCCGTGTTCGGCTTGCTCACGCTGCTCCCGCTCGCCATCGCCGTTGAGTTCGCCGATGCCCTCGCGACCTTCTTGTCGGACCCGATCCTCGGCCCGCTGCTCACGGTGGTCATGTCCATCTACTATCTCGGCGTGTGGCTGGTGACCTTCTTCGAATACGCCGACTACGAGCTCGACATCTGGATCGTCACCAACGAACGCATCATCGACGTGGAACAGAAAGGGCTGTTCAACCGCGTGGCCTCGGAGCTGCACCTCGCGAACATCCAGGACGTGACGACCGAGGTGAAGGGCATGCTGGCCACCTTCCTCGATTACGGCGACGTGTACGTGCAGACCGCCGGCCAGAAGGACCGGTTCATCTTCAAGCACGTCCCGCACCCGAACAAGGTGAAGGAAACCATCATCGAGCTTTCCGACGCCGACAAGCGCCGCCATGGCGTAGGCAACGCCGCGCACGCGGTCTGACAATGAGAAAGCCGGCCTGATGGCCGGCTTTGACTTGAGATTGCTTCGTCGGCTGAGGCCTCCTCGCAATGACAGAGAGGACCGGTTTTCGTTTCTCCTTATTGCCACCGCTTCGTGATCCCGACGTCCGTGTAGAAGTAATGGAGGATCTGCTCCCAGCCCTGGCCGCGGTTGGCCATGCACAGCGCCTCGGTGGCGCTCATGCCGATGCCGTGGCCCCAGAGCCTGTAGCCTTTTTCCTTGTCGCACGGGCAGGCCACCCCTTTCACCCACGGCACGTCGCCGCCCCACACTTCGCCCCAGTCGTACGTCTTCCCGGCCGAGCGGGAGAAGTACGGGGTGATGGCGGTGCGGCCTTCGTAGGTGACCGTGCGGCCGCGCGTTTCCTCGACGCTCGCGACGATGCGCGGCGAGGCGGCCTCCTGGTCGTAGCCGCGATACACCTGGTCGTCGGCGTAGCCGGTGATGTGGAAGAACTCGGGCCCGCGCTTGGTGCCGCGCTCGAAGTGGTAGGTGGCATACGTGCGCGCCGCGGTGATGAGCGCCTTCTGGTATTCCATGTGACTGACGTTGCTCGTCTCGCCCAGCCCCTTGAGGTACCACTCCATCGGCAGCTCGTTGATGAGCCAGGCGCGGCTCTTCGTGTCGTTATAATGGAGCTCGAGCACGTTGCGGTAGCGGTTATACGGGCGGTCGGCCCCACGGTTGCGACGGTCCCAGTTCTCGACCGTGCAGATGCCGTTTGGCTCGTCCGGGACGAAGCGCAGGAAGGCCGGCGTCTTCTCGAACCCGTTGCCGCGGTCGAACCAGTAGCGGCTCTGCTTATAGAGCGCGGTGACCGCCTTGCGCGCCGGAAGCTCGGCGAGCAGCGACCCGTCGCCGCCCATCAGCTTCCAGGAGGTCTCGCAGCTCACCTTCACCTGGTTGTCCGTCTCGCCGTCCACGATGAGGATGCCCACGCGCAGCATGGGCTCTTGCATGTCGAAACGCTCCGAGGGCGAGGGGGCCGGCAGGTCGTCGCGCATCGGGGAATTGAACGCGTCCGGAGCGTTTTGGGTGACTTCCACCGGGATGTCCACCGTGAAATCCGGCACCACCTGCTCGTCCACGGCAAGCGCGTATTTCACCGTGTGGGCGCCCTGCGCCTTCGGGGCGTTGAACGTGAATTCGAAATACTCGAGCCCGCCCGGCGCCACGTCGGTCCCGACGTTCGCGACCAGCACGGACGAGGAAAGCCAGCTGCGGTGCTGCGTCTCGTTGCGGACGCTCGCGATCGCGAAATCCGGCGTGCGTAATTCGCGCTTGCGCCAGACAGCCGTGCCGGTGTTCTTGATCCCGACCTTGTACGCGACCGGATCCCCGCCCTTCGCGACGACCTTCTTCTGTGAGCGGATGAGGGTGAGGGCGGAGAGGCCCGTGGGGGGCTGGGTGATTGAGGTTGTTGAGGTGGGAGAGGTCTGGACTGGGGGCTGGGGGCTGGGGGCTTTTGCC encodes the following:
- a CDS encoding PH domain-containing protein, producing MMRLDQLPNQQEGEKAALFLHRHWLTLVSIAAVFGLLTLLPLAIAVEFADALATFLSDPILGPLLTVVMSIYYLGVWLVTFFEYADYELDIWIVTNERIIDVEQKGLFNRVASELHLANIQDVTTEVKGMLATFLDYGDVYVQTAGQKDRFIFKHVPHPNKVKETIIELSDADKRRHGVGNAAHAV